The nucleotide window ACGGCAAGAGCGGCATCACCACCAACGACCCGGCGCTTCTCGAGGACCCCGACCTGACCATCCGCCATGTCGACCTGCGGGCCTGGATGATCCGCTTCTATCCGGATCAGCGGCCAGGCTTCCTCTTCGACGCCTTCGAACGGCATCTCCATCCCGCAGTCAGCATGGACGCCGTCAAAGCCCTTCTCATGGACCGAGAAGCCCTGAAGGTCCAGCTCGCCGATCGGTTGCGGGCCTGGGATGCTCTGCATGCCGAGTTCGAGACGCTCACCGCAGCCTACGAGGCCAGCGCGACCGAGGACAAGCATGTCGCCGATCTGGGGCCCCGCAGCGAATCGACCTACCTGAACATCGTCGGTGGATTGCTGACCCTGCTGCTAGTCTTACTGTGTCAAAAACGTAGCCTAGCGTTGATGCGCATGCAACATGGACACCTGGGCAGCGTCCTGAGCAATGCTGCGGCGATACGCAGCCGCAACGTCGTGATGGATGATGGGACGTGGCGCTGCGTGCGCTGGGCTTCCGCGAGGCTTGTAATGCGTGGGTAGGGCAGATTCTTCGCCTCGTGCGGCGTTTTTTTTGCTCACCCCTTCCTGATGGCGCAACTGCTGCGCCATCAGAAAGCCGTAGGCCGCAATGCTCAGGCTGGCGTGGTGGTGGAACCCGCGCCAGCCCCGGCCTTCGTAGTGTCCCAGTCCCAGATCCTGCTTGAGGTCCTGGTAGTCGCGCTCGATGCGCCAGCGCATCTTGGCCTCAAGCACCATGCGTTGCAGTTCTGTGTCTTCGGGCAGCGTGTTCAGCCAATACTTCATTGGCTCTTTGTGGCCTTCGGGCCATTCGATGAGCAGCCACTCTTGTGGCCGTTGCTGCGTGCGTAGCTGCTCTCGGTGGGCTGCCTTGACACGCACACGCGCAAAGCGCGAGCGCAGCGTGAAGTTCGTGCCCTCTCGCCATTCAATGCTGTGCCACTGGGCAGGTTCCAGGCCGAACGCCACGTCCCTGGCCGACAGGGGCCGCTCGTGCATGGCATCACCCAGCCGCTGGCGTTTGGGAACTGGGCCGCGACCGCTGTAGGGCGCTGGCGACAGCGGTGCATGCCCTGGTGGCCATACCGTCACGGGGCCCGTCACACCCACCACGTAGGGCAGACCCATCTCGCTCAGCCCCTCTCGAAACGCGGTATCCACGCCGTAGCCTGCATCGGCCAGCACGCAGTGCCTGGGTGCGCCTTGCGCCACCAGGTGCTTGATCTGGGCCAGCGCGATCTGCCCCTTGGTGGCGAATTGCAACTCTTGAGGGATGCCAGCCTTGTGGCGCCGCACCGGATCGTCCGCCCATTCCTTGGGCAAGTACAGCTGCCAGGCCACCGGCAGACTTCCCGCCTGACAGGCCAGGCTCACGCTGACCGCCACTTGGCAGTTGTCCTGCTTGCCCAGCATGCCGCAGTACTGCCGGGCCACGCCCACCGAATGGTGGCCTTGCTTGGGAAAGCCCGTGTCGTCCACGATCCACCAACCGCCCTCCTGGAAGTCCATCGCGGGCACCACCCACTGGGCTACGCGCAGCAGCATCTCTTCATCTGACCACGCAGAGTCGGCGACAAAATGATGTAGTGACTGGTGGCGCGAGCGTGTGGCCTGCGGCGCCAGGTGTGCGGCCATGGGCTCCACGCTCTTGCGCGAAAGCGGTGCCATCAGCCCGGTGCAGTACCCGCGCAGCCCGGCCTGCCGGTCTGC belongs to Acidovorax sp. YS12 and includes:
- a CDS encoding IS701 family transposase gives rise to the protein MEELQEFERYLAHLGGGLGHADRQAGLRGYCTGLMAPLSRKSVEPMAAHLAPQATRSRHQSLHHFVADSAWSDEEMLLRVAQWVVPAMDFQEGGWWIVDDTGFPKQGHHSVGVARQYCGMLGKQDNCQVAVSVSLACQAGSLPVAWQLYLPKEWADDPVRRHKAGIPQELQFATKGQIALAQIKHLVAQGAPRHCVLADAGYGVDTAFREGLSEMGLPYVVGVTGPVTVWPPGHAPLSPAPYSGRGPVPKRQRLGDAMHERPLSARDVAFGLEPAQWHSIEWREGTNFTLRSRFARVRVKAAHREQLRTQQRPQEWLLIEWPEGHKEPMKYWLNTLPEDTELQRMVLEAKMRWRIERDYQDLKQDLGLGHYEGRGWRGFHHHASLSIAAYGFLMAQQLRHQEGVSKKNAARGEESALPTHYKPRGSPAHAAPRPIIHHDVAAAYRRSIAQDAAQVSMLHAHQR